A single genomic interval of Arthrobacter sp. NicSoilB8 harbors:
- a CDS encoding ABC transporter permease — protein MLCALAAIPVLIAVAVRVSSAVPAGRGPAFLDRISQNGLFVGVTAMVVSVPLFLPLTVGVVAGDTIAGEAGQGTLRYLLVAPAGRIRLLFVKYAGAALFVVVAPLVVALVGAGIGAALFPVGPVTLLSGDTIGPGAAMMRLLLIAAYLAVSLLGLSAIGLFISTLTDVPVGAMAATVVLSVVSQVLDALPQLEWLHPWLFSHYWLDFGDLLRQPLAWDSFAVNAVLQGGYIAVFGALAYGRFITKDVLS, from the coding sequence ATGTTGTGCGCACTGGCGGCCATTCCGGTCCTGATCGCGGTGGCGGTGCGGGTTTCCTCGGCCGTTCCTGCCGGCCGCGGGCCGGCCTTCCTGGACCGGATCAGCCAGAATGGGCTGTTCGTGGGCGTCACGGCCATGGTGGTGTCCGTTCCGCTGTTCCTGCCGCTCACCGTCGGCGTGGTGGCCGGAGACACGATCGCCGGCGAGGCAGGCCAGGGAACCCTGCGGTACCTGCTGGTGGCGCCGGCCGGGCGGATCCGGCTGCTGTTCGTCAAATATGCCGGCGCGGCGCTGTTCGTCGTCGTTGCCCCGCTCGTGGTTGCCCTGGTCGGGGCCGGAATCGGCGCGGCGCTTTTCCCGGTGGGACCGGTGACGTTGCTTTCCGGCGACACCATCGGGCCGGGCGCGGCCATGATGAGGCTCTTGCTGATCGCCGCTTATCTGGCAGTCTCTCTGCTCGGATTGTCCGCGATCGGCCTGTTCATCTCCACCCTGACCGACGTTCCCGTGGGGGCCATGGCGGCGACCGTGGTGCTCTCGGTAGTTTCCCAGGTCCTGGACGCCCTGCCCCAGCTCGAATGGCTGCATCCCTGGCTGTTCAGCCACTACTGGCTGGACTTTGGCGATCTCCTCCGGCAGCCCCTTGCCTGGGACTCCTTTGCCGTCAACGCGGTGCTGCAGGGCGGCTACATCGCCGTGTTCGGAGCACTGGCCTATGGCAGGTTCATCACCAAGGACGTGCTCTCCTAA
- a CDS encoding C40 family peptidase codes for MSWTGSGRKTAVLCTAVVLLGTLALPAKAAQLPSARPSALTAALAAAPGRVPASPEIPSPEEIAAAKSSESATAAEVTRIDGLLADASAAQEASLAVSLQANNAYSEALVELATRREAATVAAARAAAAEAEQAKTRKQLGQLAGDLYRNGGLNPALSSFVSGTGHALEAAATLEAVTAGRARAFQSAETAAAAAQSLTESAAEANRAADEAAATAEARKADADRATAAQRQAVADAKAQRSALVDQLATLKNTTAALESARVDALDRQRRQERLAALTAAAGAAPQPGTGSQPAPVSQPVPASQPVPASPPVPASQPVPASPGGGDPAVQQPASPEPEPASAPAPAPAPAPGPAPAPVPVPVPVPVPVPVPAPIPVPVPVPAPIPVPAPISGGSNQTAISVALGKTGSPFFYQYGGTGAYGFDCSGLVQNAFAAAGKYLPRTASQQFAQAPVHVPLSQARPGDLLVWGSSPGFYHVAIYLGGGRVVQALNPDAGITVTDVAAMSGMQLYGYVARY; via the coding sequence ATGAGCTGGACCGGATCCGGTCGAAAGACGGCTGTGCTCTGCACCGCCGTCGTCCTCCTTGGAACGCTCGCGCTCCCGGCAAAGGCCGCACAACTTCCTTCCGCACGGCCGTCAGCGCTGACTGCAGCACTAGCTGCAGCGCCCGGCCGGGTTCCGGCATCGCCGGAGATCCCCTCACCGGAAGAAATCGCGGCCGCCAAGTCCAGTGAAAGCGCGACGGCGGCAGAGGTCACCAGGATTGACGGGCTCCTGGCCGATGCCTCGGCCGCGCAGGAAGCCAGCCTGGCCGTGTCCCTGCAGGCGAACAACGCGTACAGTGAGGCGCTCGTGGAGCTGGCCACCCGGCGGGAGGCCGCGACGGTCGCGGCCGCGAGGGCTGCCGCCGCCGAGGCGGAGCAGGCCAAGACCCGCAAGCAGCTCGGCCAGCTCGCCGGCGACCTCTACCGCAACGGCGGCCTGAATCCGGCTCTCAGCAGCTTCGTCAGCGGCACGGGCCACGCGCTCGAAGCTGCCGCGACCCTGGAGGCCGTGACGGCCGGCCGCGCTCGGGCCTTCCAGTCCGCGGAAACCGCAGCGGCCGCCGCACAGTCGCTGACGGAGTCCGCAGCGGAGGCCAACCGAGCCGCCGATGAGGCTGCCGCGACGGCGGAAGCCCGCAAGGCAGACGCCGACCGCGCCACCGCGGCCCAGCGCCAGGCCGTGGCCGACGCCAAAGCCCAGCGGAGCGCGCTCGTGGACCAGCTGGCAACGCTTAAGAACACCACCGCGGCGCTGGAATCGGCCCGGGTTGATGCCCTGGACCGCCAGCGCCGGCAGGAGCGGCTGGCGGCGCTGACTGCGGCGGCCGGCGCCGCGCCGCAGCCGGGCACGGGCTCCCAGCCTGCCCCGGTTTCACAGCCTGTCCCGGCTTCACAGCCTGTCCCGGCTTCGCCGCCTGTCCCGGCTTCGCAGCCTGTCCCGGCTTCGCCGGGAGGGGGCGACCCGGCCGTCCAGCAGCCGGCATCTCCTGAGCCCGAACCGGCGTCCGCACCCGCGCCTGCTCCGGCACCTGCGCCTGGCCCAGCTCCGGCACCTGTTCCCGTTCCTGTTCCCGTTCCTGTTCCTGTTCCTGTTCCGGCACCGATACCGGTTCCCGTTCCTGTTCCGGCACCGATTCCTGTTCCGGCGCCCATTTCGGGCGGGTCAAACCAGACCGCGATTTCCGTTGCGCTCGGCAAGACCGGCTCGCCGTTCTTCTATCAGTACGGTGGAACCGGGGCCTATGGTTTTGACTGCTCGGGGCTGGTGCAGAATGCGTTCGCCGCGGCCGGCAAGTACCTGCCCCGCACTGCCTCCCAGCAGTTCGCGCAGGCCCCCGTCCACGTGCCGCTCTCGCAGGCGCGTCCGGGCGATTTGCTCGTCTGGGGCTCGTCCCCGGGCTTCTACCATGTGGCCATCTACCTCGGCGGCGGCCGTGTGGTGCAGGCCCTCAATCCCGACGCCGGCATCACGGTCACCGATGTTGCCGCCATGTCCGGGATGCAGCTCTACGGCTACGTGGCGCGCTACTGA
- a CDS encoding cation diffusion facilitator family transporter — MGHDHSHAHGITATGTAKHRKRLIAVLAITLAVVLVQTIGAVVSGSLALLADAGHMLSDAAGVFIALLAAWIATRPASDLRTYGYLRAEVLAALANALVLIVISVVIFTEAIRRLGSAPEVHTDVMLSAAILGAVANLVSLLILRGAQKESLNVRGAYLEVLGDLLGSFAVIAAAVVIMVTGFQSADTIASILIALMILPRAWHLLRDVVDVLLEATPKGVDVQMIREHILAVDGVVSVHDIHIWTITSGVPVFSAHVVVEDAALGARGADRVLDKLTTCLGSHFDTEHCTFQLEPATHSEHEAHQHA; from the coding sequence ATGGGACACGACCACAGCCACGCGCACGGCATCACTGCCACGGGCACTGCCAAGCACCGGAAGCGCCTGATCGCCGTCCTGGCCATCACGCTCGCTGTGGTGCTGGTGCAGACCATCGGCGCCGTCGTCTCCGGTTCCCTCGCACTGCTTGCCGACGCCGGGCACATGCTCTCCGACGCCGCCGGGGTGTTCATCGCCCTGCTGGCCGCCTGGATCGCCACCCGGCCCGCCAGCGACCTGCGCACCTACGGCTACCTGCGCGCCGAGGTCCTGGCCGCACTGGCAAACGCCCTGGTCCTGATCGTCATTTCCGTGGTGATCTTCACCGAGGCGATCCGCCGGCTCGGCTCAGCACCGGAGGTCCACACCGACGTCATGCTCTCCGCGGCGATCCTCGGCGCCGTCGCCAACCTGGTGTCCCTGCTGATCCTGCGCGGGGCCCAGAAGGAGAGCCTCAACGTCCGCGGCGCCTACCTGGAAGTCCTGGGCGACCTGCTGGGATCCTTTGCCGTCATCGCGGCGGCCGTGGTCATCATGGTCACCGGGTTCCAGTCGGCAGACACCATTGCATCGATCCTCATCGCCCTCATGATCCTGCCCCGGGCCTGGCACCTGCTGCGCGACGTGGTGGACGTGCTCCTCGAGGCCACGCCCAAGGGTGTGGACGTCCAGATGATCCGCGAGCACATCCTCGCGGTGGATGGAGTGGTGTCCGTCCACGACATCCACATCTGGACCATCACCTCGGGCGTCCCCGTCTTCTCCGCCCACGTGGTGGTGGAGGACGCGGCGCTCGGCGCCCGCGGCGCCGACCGGGTCCTGGACAAGCTCACCACCTGCCTGGGCTCCCATTTCGACACGGAGCACTGCACCTTCCAGCTCGAGCCCGCCACGCACTCGGAGCACGAGGCCCACCAGCACGCCTGA
- a CDS encoding metallopeptidase family protein, translating to MPSSLPPGLPIIPDSGDGAGRGADAEPFPMSEADFEAAVRDALDRIPPELAKTMNNVAIFIEDDYTPQPGEDPDTVLLGLYEGVPLTERDSWWDAGSLPDRITIFRQPILDICASREDVIEEVTVTVVHEIAHHFGIGDERLHELGWG from the coding sequence ATGCCTTCGTCCCTGCCGCCCGGCCTGCCGATCATTCCTGACAGCGGGGACGGTGCAGGCCGTGGGGCGGACGCTGAACCGTTCCCGATGTCGGAAGCCGACTTCGAGGCCGCCGTGCGGGACGCCCTGGACCGGATCCCGCCGGAGCTGGCCAAGACCATGAACAATGTCGCGATCTTCATCGAGGATGACTACACCCCGCAGCCCGGGGAGGACCCGGACACCGTGCTGCTGGGGCTCTATGAAGGGGTTCCCCTGACCGAACGGGACTCCTGGTGGGACGCCGGCTCCCTGCCGGACCGGATCACGATCTTCCGCCAGCCCATCCTGGACATCTGCGCGTCCCGGGAGGACGTGATCGAGGAAGTCACCGTGACCGTGGTGCACGAGATTGCCCACCACTTCGGCATCGGCGACGAACGCCTGCACGAGCTCGGCTGGGGCTAG